In the genome of Pseudomonas protegens, one region contains:
- a CDS encoding arsenic transporter, producing the protein MLIAVLIFIATIVLVIWQPKGLGVGWSAMFGAIVALLAGVVTLADIPEVWRIVWNATGTFIAVIIISLLLDEAGFFKWAALHVARWGGGSTRKLFAFIVLLGAAVSALFANDGAALILTPIVIAMLLALRFSPAATLAFVMAAGFIADTASLPLVVSNLVNIVSADYFDIGFNEYASIMVPVNIVSVAATLAMLLWFFRKDLPKTYDLNQLDNPDEAIHDRATFLAGWWVLALLLIGFFVIEPLGVPISAIAAVCAFILYVIAARGHAINTSKVLKEAPWQVVIFSLGMYLVVYGLKNAGLTDHIAQILNVFAGYGVWGASLGTGLLTALLSSIMNNMPTVLVGALSIHAAEVDGVVQQAMIYANIIGCDLGPKITPIGSLATLLWLHVLARKSITISWGYYFKTGIVLTLPILVTTLSALALRLSF; encoded by the coding sequence ATGCTGATTGCAGTATTGATCTTTATCGCCACCATCGTCCTTGTCATCTGGCAGCCCAAGGGGCTTGGGGTGGGCTGGAGTGCGATGTTCGGTGCCATCGTGGCGTTGCTGGCAGGCGTCGTTACCCTCGCAGACATACCCGAGGTTTGGCGCATCGTCTGGAATGCCACTGGGACTTTCATCGCGGTCATCATCATTAGTCTGCTGCTTGATGAGGCAGGCTTTTTCAAATGGGCTGCGCTGCATGTGGCCCGGTGGGGAGGCGGGAGCACCCGCAAGCTGTTCGCATTTATCGTCCTGCTGGGCGCAGCGGTGTCGGCCCTGTTCGCCAATGACGGAGCAGCATTGATCCTCACACCCATTGTGATCGCGATGTTGCTGGCGTTGCGTTTTTCGCCTGCTGCTACGTTGGCATTCGTTATGGCAGCCGGTTTTATCGCCGATACGGCGAGCTTACCGCTGGTGGTTTCCAACCTGGTCAACATCGTTTCTGCCGACTATTTCGATATCGGCTTCAACGAATATGCTTCGATCATGGTGCCGGTAAACATCGTCAGCGTGGCGGCGACATTAGCCATGCTGCTGTGGTTTTTCCGCAAAGACTTACCAAAGACCTATGACCTCAACCAACTGGACAATCCGGACGAGGCAATCCACGACCGGGCCACTTTTTTAGCCGGCTGGTGGGTGTTGGCACTACTCCTGATCGGCTTCTTTGTCATTGAGCCATTGGGGGTGCCAATCAGCGCCATTGCAGCGGTCTGTGCATTCATTCTTTACGTCATCGCGGCTCGTGGTCACGCCATCAACACAAGCAAAGTGCTCAAAGAGGCGCCATGGCAGGTGGTGATTTTTTCTTTGGGTATGTATCTGGTTGTTTATGGCCTGAAGAACGCCGGCCTGACCGACCACATCGCGCAGATCCTGAACGTGTTCGCCGGTTATGGCGTTTGGGGCGCGTCCCTAGGTACAGGACTGCTAACAGCGTTGCTGTCTTCGATCATGAACAACATGCCCACCGTTCTGGTAGGCGCCTTATCCATTCATGCCGCCGAAGTCGATGGTGTAGTCCAGCAAGCGATGATTTACGCCAACATCATCGGCTGCGACTTGGGCCCGAAGATCACCCCAATTGGGAGCTTGGCAACTCTGTTGTGGCTGCACGTGCTCGCACGGAAAAGCATAACGATCAGCTGGGGTTACTACTTCAAGACCGGGATCGTGCTGACCTTGCCTATCCTCGTCACCACATTGTCCGCCCTGGCACTGCGCCTCAGTTTCTGA
- a CDS encoding metalloregulator ArsR/SmtB family transcription factor produces MNPTTLFKCLADDTRAKISLLVVSEGELCVCELTAALDLSQPKISRHLALLRSAGLLLDRRQGQWVYYRLNPDLPTWVTAVLKEVVDANQQWLETEAKRLCGMNDRPINQAVCS; encoded by the coding sequence ATGAACCCCACCACCTTATTCAAGTGCCTGGCGGATGACACCCGAGCAAAAATTTCGCTGCTTGTCGTGAGTGAAGGTGAGCTGTGTGTTTGCGAGCTAACGGCAGCACTCGACCTGAGTCAGCCAAAGATTTCTCGCCATTTGGCGCTGCTGCGCTCTGCCGGTTTGCTGTTGGATCGTCGCCAAGGCCAATGGGTGTACTACCGGCTGAATCCTGATTTGCCCACGTGGGTGACTGCAGTTTTGAAGGAAGTGGTAGACGCCAATCAGCAATGGCTGGAAACCGAGGCTAAGCGCCTCTGCGGCATGAACGACCGTCCGATCAACCAAGCCGTGTGTAGCTGA
- a CDS encoding arsenate reductase ArsC: protein MSPAIKVLFVCVANSVRSLLAEALLRHTDPSFEAFSAGSEPSEVDPRTIQALEAVGVDATGLRSKSISEFQADRFDYVITLCDKSASECLPMPSAGEVIAWDFPDPVTSDDPGAFRHTLHDIHERIKLFVLVKTKHLEDL from the coding sequence ATGAGCCCTGCTATCAAAGTGCTTTTCGTGTGCGTTGCCAACTCAGTCCGCTCCCTGCTTGCGGAGGCTTTACTGCGGCACACTGACCCGAGCTTCGAGGCCTTCAGCGCCGGTTCCGAACCGTCTGAGGTTGATCCGCGCACGATTCAGGCATTGGAGGCAGTTGGAGTCGATGCAACGGGCCTGCGCAGCAAGTCCATCAGCGAGTTTCAAGCTGATCGATTCGATTACGTAATTACTCTTTGTGATAAATCCGCAAGCGAGTGCCTACCAATGCCCAGTGCAGGTGAAGTCATTGCCTGGGATTTTCCTGACCCAGTAACCAGCGATGATCCTGGCGCATTTCGCCATACGCTCCACGACATCCACGAGCGCATCAAGCTCTTCGTTTTGGTCAAGACCAAACACCTGGAGGATCTGTGA
- the arsN2 gene encoding arsenic resistance N-acetyltransferase ArsN2: protein MSKEMRIQAKEIAGGQWQRFRDALKSADLPADDIDLPGRTFFEFTMDGKSVGWGGFETYGADGLLRSMVVEPAYRSKGVGVAVLRVIEAIAVEQGIARFHLLTTTASGFFEQQGYAVNQRGSAPPLVSQTEQFRGLCPGSACYMCKDLHSNGLTTLSEEPLA from the coding sequence ATGAGCAAGGAGATGAGGATCCAGGCAAAGGAAATAGCCGGAGGACAGTGGCAGCGCTTTCGCGATGCGCTGAAATCTGCTGACCTTCCAGCAGACGATATTGATCTTCCAGGCCGAACCTTTTTTGAGTTCACCATGGACGGAAAGAGTGTCGGATGGGGTGGGTTTGAAACATATGGAGCAGATGGATTGCTGCGCTCCATGGTCGTAGAGCCGGCATACAGATCGAAAGGGGTCGGTGTCGCGGTGCTTCGGGTCATTGAAGCGATAGCCGTCGAGCAGGGAATCGCTCGATTTCATTTGCTGACAACAACTGCGTCAGGCTTTTTTGAGCAGCAGGGCTATGCAGTAAATCAACGAGGTTCTGCGCCGCCTCTGGTTTCTCAGACAGAGCAGTTCAGAGGGCTTTGCCCTGGCTCGGCTTGCTATATGTGTAAGGATTTACATTCGAACGGGCTGACAACGCTGTCTGAAGAACCGCTGGCTTGA
- a CDS encoding DUF3800 domain-containing protein: protein MDRTYAFVDESGNSDLDTSKGGSSDFFIVCSILVAEKDLEAAYAQAEALRMRHFQTGEIKSSNLKPKDSDRRARILNELAELPFKLYFTVLDKSRIHKDGGLRIKTSFIKYVNGLLYERLFRAYPDLQMIVDEHGGQEFQESLKSYVAERFVDDLFGDKDAFQTMASKDNVLVQVADFFAGSVAQIYEEKASEEAVLAYKKILRSLTLGMLEWPSKYQPLLPPPTDESGYADYQVHQEAVRQANLFSERVDEHPDEDERLQLSILRFLRFQSEFVTKDYVPTAEIVAHLKDSGFGDVNDQRIRSSGIAKLRDSDVIITSAAKGYKIPQTRADINEFLEKASGIVVPLLERVKKAREVYRLSSRGKYDIVTAANLTELAKLLTALEAFADD, encoded by the coding sequence ATGGACAGAACCTATGCCTTCGTGGATGAGTCCGGGAATTCCGACCTTGATACGTCAAAGGGAGGAAGCTCGGACTTCTTCATCGTGTGCTCCATTCTGGTGGCAGAGAAAGACCTGGAAGCTGCTTATGCCCAAGCTGAAGCACTCCGCATGCGCCATTTTCAAACGGGCGAGATCAAATCCAGCAATCTGAAGCCCAAGGATTCAGATCGTCGCGCCCGGATCCTAAACGAGCTAGCCGAGCTGCCATTCAAGCTCTATTTCACCGTCCTTGATAAGTCCCGAATTCACAAAGACGGTGGCCTCCGTATCAAGACCTCGTTCATAAAATACGTGAACGGGTTGCTCTATGAACGTTTGTTCCGCGCATACCCTGACCTCCAGATGATCGTAGACGAGCATGGTGGCCAGGAATTTCAGGAGAGTCTCAAAAGCTACGTTGCAGAACGATTCGTGGACGACCTATTTGGCGATAAGGATGCGTTCCAGACGATGGCCAGTAAGGACAACGTTTTGGTTCAGGTTGCAGATTTTTTTGCTGGCTCAGTCGCTCAGATCTACGAAGAGAAAGCATCGGAAGAAGCAGTTCTTGCCTACAAGAAAATCCTTCGCAGCCTGACTCTTGGAATGCTTGAGTGGCCATCCAAATACCAGCCTCTACTGCCGCCCCCGACGGATGAATCTGGGTATGCAGACTACCAGGTACACCAAGAAGCTGTCCGCCAGGCAAACCTTTTTAGCGAACGCGTTGATGAGCACCCTGATGAGGATGAGCGCCTGCAGCTAAGCATCTTGCGGTTCTTGAGATTCCAAAGCGAATTCGTCACCAAAGACTACGTGCCAACCGCAGAAATAGTCGCCCACCTAAAAGATAGCGGCTTCGGTGACGTCAACGACCAGAGAATCCGCTCCAGCGGCATTGCCAAGCTGCGCGATTCCGACGTGATCATTACAAGTGCGGCGAAGGGCTACAAAATTCCCCAGACGCGTGCGGACATCAATGAGTTTCTTGAAAAAGCGTCAGGCATTGTTGTTCCACTACTGGAGCGCGTCAAAAAGGCTCGAGAGGTGTATAGGCTGAGTAGTCGAGGAAAATATGACATCGTGACTGCAGCCAACCTGACTGAGCTTGCCAAGCTGCTCACTGCGCTCGAGGCGTTTGCAGATGACTGA
- a CDS encoding retron Ec67 family RNA-directed DNA polymerase/endonuclease codes for MSELHQLRKATSLHDLAAILNYTPSALSYLVYKRPAKYTQFSIPKSNGSTRQICAPCDELKALQRRVKILLDECLATIENSSLARGAISHGFKQGHSIITNAETHKKRRYVFNVDLKGFFDSIHMGRVRGYLISNNDFKLNPNVATVMAQIMCHDNKLPQGSPTSPVVSNLIGHLLDLRLVQLAKRNGCSYSRYADDLTFSTNKKTFPKEIALSDENDNSWAAGPALTKVIQKSGFELNHDKTRMQYRTNRQSVTGLVVNQITNTPAEVRRTARAMAFHLFNKGHYLIKGEATGAEKAKALEVKDYTQLASLDGLFSFIYMVNNFNRKKIVENSSIKIESFKKTSLEMIHGDFLFYKNFYASPLPTIMCEGKTDNIYLTCAMKSLIDKFPQLCKLNKDGKPALKVRFINYSELTHRVLDLNGGSADLAAFIRTYAKNCGKYKAHPPLNPTIIVVDNDSGSDPIFKAIKDVTGNRYSIPNGKGAILDKTKTTYYIAQNLSVVLTPLRKDGQPTMMEDFFPANVLKAVWDNKTFEILSKSPSKNTYNKNTFAQRIVKADRPNIEFKRFAPILRSISEVIEGYHVEKSVIEQNLPPKPAKP; via the coding sequence ATGTCGGAATTACATCAGCTTCGGAAAGCCACCTCTCTTCATGACCTGGCTGCCATCCTTAACTACACTCCAAGTGCTTTATCCTACCTAGTGTACAAGAGACCTGCGAAATACACACAGTTCTCAATCCCTAAAAGCAATGGTTCAACACGCCAAATCTGTGCGCCTTGTGATGAGTTAAAAGCCCTTCAGCGCCGAGTAAAAATTCTCTTGGATGAATGCTTAGCCACCATCGAGAATTCAAGTCTAGCTCGCGGGGCAATTTCTCACGGTTTTAAACAAGGTCACTCCATTATTACAAATGCGGAAACTCATAAAAAAAGAAGATACGTATTTAACGTAGATCTTAAGGGTTTTTTCGACTCTATTCATATGGGCAGAGTTCGCGGCTACTTAATCAGCAACAATGATTTCAAGCTCAACCCTAATGTGGCAACTGTCATGGCACAGATCATGTGCCATGACAACAAACTTCCCCAAGGTAGCCCTACCTCACCAGTCGTCTCTAATCTCATTGGTCACCTTTTAGATTTAAGGCTCGTCCAGTTAGCCAAGAGAAATGGTTGTTCATACTCTCGCTATGCGGATGACTTGACGTTCTCAACCAACAAGAAGACGTTTCCTAAAGAGATTGCCTTATCTGACGAGAACGATAATTCTTGGGCGGCAGGCCCAGCGCTTACAAAAGTAATACAAAAAAGCGGATTTGAGCTAAATCACGACAAAACTCGCATGCAGTACAGAACCAATAGGCAATCGGTGACGGGCCTTGTCGTGAACCAGATAACGAATACTCCTGCGGAGGTTCGACGAACTGCTAGAGCCATGGCTTTCCACCTATTTAACAAAGGCCATTATTTAATCAAGGGCGAAGCGACAGGAGCTGAGAAAGCGAAAGCACTGGAAGTTAAAGACTATACCCAACTAGCATCGCTTGATGGGTTGTTTAGCTTTATATACATGGTTAATAATTTTAATCGTAAGAAAATTGTTGAAAATAGCAGCATAAAAATAGAATCATTTAAAAAGACCAGTCTTGAAATGATTCATGGCGACTTTTTGTTTTACAAAAACTTCTACGCCTCGCCTCTACCGACGATTATGTGCGAAGGTAAAACAGACAACATCTATCTTACATGCGCCATGAAGTCTCTGATTGATAAATTTCCGCAACTTTGCAAACTTAACAAAGATGGGAAGCCAGCTTTAAAAGTCCGTTTCATTAACTATTCGGAGCTGACCCATAGGGTGCTAGACCTGAATGGAGGCTCGGCTGACCTCGCTGCATTTATCCGTACGTATGCAAAAAACTGTGGCAAATACAAAGCGCACCCTCCTTTGAATCCAACCATTATAGTTGTAGATAATGACAGCGGTTCCGATCCAATATTCAAAGCGATCAAAGATGTCACCGGGAATCGTTACTCTATCCCTAATGGGAAGGGGGCAATCTTAGACAAGACTAAAACCACTTACTATATTGCTCAAAACCTATCTGTGGTTCTGACCCCATTGAGAAAAGATGGCCAACCAACAATGATGGAGGATTTTTTTCCAGCTAACGTACTGAAAGCCGTTTGGGATAACAAAACCTTTGAGATTTTGAGCAAATCCCCTTCGAAGAATACGTATAACAAAAACACTTTCGCACAAAGAATCGTGAAGGCTGACCGCCCTAACATTGAATTTAAAAGGTTTGCGCCTATTCTTAGATCGATAAGTGAGGTGATTGAGGGGTATCACGTAGAAAAGTCCGTGATTGAGCAAAATTTGCCGCCGAAGCCAGCTAAGCCTTAG
- a CDS encoding NAD-dependent deacylase: MATDTVTQRLQEAKHVVVFTGAGVSVESGIPTFRDALVGLWERFDPAQLATPEAFRADPSLCWGWYEWRRNKVIHAQPNGAHIAIAELASHVPKLTVVTQNVDDLHERAGNQDVIHLHGSLHSPKCIDCGIAHTLPLTTDALPENGRRIEPPRCTACNGYVRPGVVWFGEMLPEDAWSAGLAAAEECDMFLSIGTSGIVYPAAELPLRALGHGATVVHINPVRFDISCQEHFLEGAASVMMQKLLRESFGDLPA, encoded by the coding sequence ATGGCCACTGATACCGTGACTCAGCGATTGCAGGAAGCTAAGCACGTCGTGGTCTTCACTGGCGCTGGTGTATCAGTTGAGAGCGGCATCCCAACTTTCAGAGATGCGCTGGTTGGTCTCTGGGAGCGTTTTGATCCTGCACAACTTGCGACTCCCGAAGCCTTTCGAGCAGACCCGAGCCTGTGTTGGGGATGGTATGAATGGCGTCGAAACAAGGTCATCCATGCGCAGCCGAACGGTGCGCATATCGCTATCGCTGAGCTCGCCAGCCATGTACCCAAGCTAACTGTGGTCACCCAAAACGTTGATGACCTTCATGAGCGAGCCGGCAACCAGGATGTGATTCATCTGCATGGCAGCCTGCACTCTCCCAAGTGCATCGATTGCGGGATCGCGCATACCTTGCCCCTCACGACTGACGCTTTGCCTGAGAATGGACGTCGGATTGAGCCGCCACGATGCACCGCATGTAACGGATATGTTCGGCCAGGCGTTGTTTGGTTCGGTGAGATGCTGCCCGAGGATGCATGGAGTGCAGGGCTCGCAGCTGCAGAGGAGTGCGATATGTTCCTGTCGATTGGAACGTCCGGCATCGTTTACCCCGCAGCTGAGCTTCCGCTACGCGCTTTAGGTCACGGGGCGACTGTCGTTCACATTAATCCCGTGCGGTTCGATATCAGCTGTCAGGAGCACTTTCTTGAAGGCGCTGCCTCGGTAATGATGCAAAAGCTACTACGCGAGAGCTTCGGCGACCTTCCTGCCTAG
- a CDS encoding restriction endonuclease, whose protein sequence is MANFKSTEMRFLDSIFDMGGGYVLDFSNRTMDEFFMEELEIDISHEMFSKDGTSKARRVRCLLQNADHSTVTRVLEALWKHRQTIRAESKATEDVVNAEGRFLSLLESIRSPGQHAQVVKNPFAAAAVIDQGAILDALKQRLYDLRDLAPQKRGYEFEGFLKELFDSSKLQARSPFSLVGEQIDGSFQLGNETYLIEAKWVRDPIGAAELHTFQGKLDQKAAWARGVFISYGGFTQEGLHAFGRGRKVICMSGEDIYKALGRRIPIAEVIDRKVRAAAETGAAFVPLDELFKP, encoded by the coding sequence GTGGCGAATTTCAAATCGACTGAGATGCGGTTTCTAGATTCGATCTTCGACATGGGCGGCGGATACGTCCTCGATTTCTCCAACCGCACCATGGACGAATTCTTCATGGAGGAGCTTGAGATCGACATCTCCCACGAGATGTTTTCCAAGGATGGCACCTCCAAGGCCAGGCGCGTCAGATGCCTCCTCCAGAACGCCGATCACTCCACGGTAACTCGAGTGCTCGAAGCCCTCTGGAAACACCGCCAAACCATTCGGGCGGAGAGCAAAGCCACGGAAGACGTGGTAAACGCCGAAGGCCGCTTTCTATCCCTGCTCGAATCTATCAGATCGCCAGGGCAGCACGCCCAGGTGGTAAAAAATCCTTTCGCTGCGGCAGCGGTGATTGATCAGGGCGCGATCCTTGATGCCCTGAAGCAGCGTTTATATGATCTGCGCGACCTAGCTCCGCAGAAGCGTGGCTACGAATTCGAAGGATTCCTCAAAGAGCTTTTTGACTCCTCCAAGCTTCAGGCGCGTTCGCCGTTCAGCCTGGTTGGCGAGCAAATAGACGGAAGCTTCCAGCTAGGAAACGAAACGTATTTGATCGAGGCCAAATGGGTCAGAGATCCGATTGGGGCAGCTGAGCTTCATACGTTTCAAGGCAAGCTCGATCAGAAGGCTGCTTGGGCGCGTGGCGTTTTCATCAGCTATGGCGGGTTTACACAGGAAGGCCTTCACGCGTTTGGCAGAGGCCGAAAGGTGATCTGCATGTCCGGCGAGGATATCTACAAAGCACTGGGACGGCGGATACCCATTGCGGAGGTGATTGACCGGAAGGTTAGAGCTGCCGCAGAAACTGGCGCTGCGTTCGTGCCGTTGGATGAGTTGTTCAAGCCGTGA
- a CDS encoding GIY-YIG nuclease family protein, whose product MIYFFIEDSNEQVKIGRAKDIEKRKKGLQTGNPRKLLLLGWIRTDDDVRLEKEIHRHFSHLRGSGEWFTLDPADILPILKHFDIDGFVGTTDDSFEVIGHDRDGVPEYLGVWNWGDLEWDECCPFCGSFCGMHFQDASSMYHCLNCDTLTTFDFLSHQEEE is encoded by the coding sequence ATGATCTACTTCTTCATTGAAGACAGTAATGAGCAAGTGAAAATAGGCCGGGCCAAGGACATCGAGAAACGAAAAAAAGGTCTCCAAACCGGGAATCCAAGGAAACTTTTACTTCTGGGGTGGATTCGTACCGATGATGACGTGCGGCTGGAAAAGGAGATTCATCGACATTTCTCGCATCTGCGTGGTTCTGGTGAATGGTTCACCTTGGATCCGGCGGACATTTTGCCGATCCTTAAGCACTTCGACATCGATGGGTTCGTCGGTACTACTGATGACTCGTTTGAGGTCATCGGACATGATCGGGATGGTGTGCCTGAATACCTGGGGGTTTGGAACTGGGGTGATCTGGAATGGGATGAATGCTGCCCTTTCTGCGGAAGCTTTTGCGGCATGCACTTTCAAGACGCATCGAGTATGTACCACTGCCTAAACTGCGACACTCTGACAACCTTTGATTTCCTGAGCCACCAGGAAGAAGAGTGA
- a CDS encoding AAA family ATPase, producing MTKIEAGPVVADDFETWLNGRPKWLQTAARMLIDSKRQLNQDEIKELSRLCKVEAKGEADTGFLSVTPGALSQVANRPMLRIEEILDVHGLNAIKPGANLPFGKSNLSVIYGQNGTGKSGFARLLKQICGSRSKDDIHGNVFDPAPTPCRAQFKVSIDGKSADVHWDIPSGPHKALRHAQVFDTKAAQQYMTRTEACYEPSRMKFVSALIATADAVSAELAREKALLSKALPAMAQSLSQTVEAKWLSALKSTTAPASIDKECLYTDQLDRERIESEALLAEKDIAGRLLAINKEKTALKSIETAMSTLQLGLNDATAGELENLKNTAVKARSTCEEAAAAIFGKAELEGVGSATWQKMWEQARAYSTGTAYVDIAFPNVLADSRCVLCHQSLSEDAKARLTGFEKFVTDGLETTAKTAENGFADRKKRLPILPGQADWIVHMSTLGFEEADGVSWLGLLKARFDQIALGSPVGTLQPFDWSGINEAAKTKSAKLIEEELSLSALLKDEHRQAVQSRVQQLQAKQWLSQSKASIVAERARLIAVAAIDKASRSAATNALTTKKNELAKTELDAGYQSRFLDELKRLGGHRLPIAPQSKSGGKGKITFGLNLVGANGTHGLDYILSEGETRIAALAAFLADTTGSNQLAPFIFDDPISSLDQDFEEKVVERLVALSQTRQVIIFTHRLSLVAQVEAVTKKWEQTPGMPTIKPTLTSLQRLAKTAGIVATASARDLKPESAVRGLIDNTITHLKKHLEKAEVEAYESLGKSACSDFRIIVEKTVEYILLADVVGRFRRAINTQGKLHKVAKVTNEDCVFIDDLMTRYSVFEHAQSDELPSSALELDVFEADVTALQKWLAEFSSRAS from the coding sequence ATGACGAAGATTGAGGCAGGGCCAGTTGTAGCTGATGATTTTGAGACGTGGCTGAATGGGCGCCCCAAATGGTTGCAGACTGCAGCTCGAATGCTTATCGACTCGAAGCGGCAGCTGAACCAGGACGAAATCAAAGAGCTGTCCAGGCTTTGCAAGGTCGAAGCCAAGGGTGAGGCTGATACAGGATTTCTGAGCGTTACGCCCGGCGCGTTATCGCAGGTCGCCAATAGACCCATGCTTCGGATTGAAGAGATTTTGGATGTGCATGGGTTGAACGCAATCAAGCCTGGCGCCAACCTCCCCTTCGGCAAGAGTAACCTGTCTGTTATCTACGGACAGAATGGAACCGGCAAAAGCGGGTTTGCAAGGTTGCTCAAGCAGATCTGCGGATCACGTTCCAAGGACGACATTCACGGAAATGTCTTCGATCCAGCACCGACTCCGTGCCGTGCACAGTTCAAGGTATCGATTGACGGTAAATCGGCTGATGTTCACTGGGACATTCCCAGTGGGCCTCACAAAGCGCTACGACATGCACAGGTGTTCGATACCAAGGCTGCCCAGCAGTACATGACCAGGACTGAGGCTTGCTATGAGCCAAGCCGGATGAAGTTTGTATCCGCGCTGATCGCCACCGCAGATGCCGTTAGCGCGGAGCTGGCAAGAGAAAAGGCGTTGCTTAGCAAAGCGCTACCCGCTATGGCTCAGAGCCTTAGTCAAACAGTCGAAGCGAAATGGCTTTCCGCCTTGAAGAGCACGACTGCGCCTGCGAGCATTGATAAGGAATGTCTGTATACCGACCAACTTGATCGGGAGCGTATAGAAAGCGAAGCCTTGCTTGCAGAGAAGGACATCGCCGGTCGTCTTTTGGCTATCAACAAAGAAAAAACTGCCCTGAAAAGTATCGAGACAGCGATGTCGACACTTCAGTTGGGCTTGAACGACGCGACGGCGGGTGAACTGGAAAACCTGAAGAATACCGCCGTCAAAGCGAGGAGCACCTGCGAAGAGGCAGCGGCAGCTATTTTCGGGAAAGCAGAGCTTGAGGGTGTTGGCTCAGCGACCTGGCAGAAAATGTGGGAGCAAGCACGTGCCTATTCCACGGGCACAGCCTACGTCGATATAGCGTTCCCTAACGTCTTAGCTGACTCACGTTGCGTACTTTGTCACCAAAGCCTCAGCGAGGACGCCAAAGCCCGACTGACAGGGTTTGAGAAGTTCGTGACCGACGGCCTCGAAACAACCGCCAAGACGGCTGAAAATGGTTTTGCTGATCGCAAAAAGCGGCTGCCAATTCTTCCCGGACAAGCTGACTGGATTGTCCACATGTCCACTCTAGGTTTTGAAGAGGCCGATGGGGTCAGTTGGCTTGGCCTGTTGAAAGCACGGTTTGATCAAATTGCACTGGGCAGCCCTGTAGGCACCCTGCAACCTTTCGACTGGTCGGGCATAAACGAGGCGGCAAAGACCAAGTCAGCAAAACTCATCGAAGAGGAGCTGAGCCTGTCGGCCTTGTTGAAAGATGAACATCGCCAAGCCGTGCAGAGTCGAGTTCAGCAACTCCAAGCCAAGCAGTGGCTCTCTCAAAGCAAAGCGTCAATTGTTGCAGAAAGGGCTAGGTTGATCGCCGTTGCAGCGATTGATAAAGCTTCGCGCTCAGCCGCCACCAATGCCCTGACTACGAAGAAAAACGAGCTGGCGAAGACCGAGCTTGATGCTGGCTATCAATCTCGATTCCTAGATGAGTTGAAGCGCCTCGGCGGACACCGCCTTCCAATCGCGCCGCAAAGTAAATCCGGGGGCAAAGGCAAGATCACCTTCGGCTTGAACCTGGTGGGTGCAAATGGCACCCACGGCCTGGACTACATCTTGAGCGAAGGAGAGACCAGGATCGCTGCGCTGGCAGCGTTCCTTGCGGACACCACAGGCTCAAACCAACTGGCCCCGTTCATTTTTGATGACCCGATTTCTTCGCTGGATCAGGACTTCGAAGAAAAAGTAGTCGAGCGTCTCGTGGCCCTATCTCAGACGAGGCAGGTCATCATTTTCACTCACCGACTTTCTCTAGTAGCTCAGGTAGAAGCTGTTACCAAGAAGTGGGAGCAGACCCCTGGTATGCCCACCATCAAGCCAACGCTGACGTCACTTCAACGGTTAGCGAAAACTGCCGGCATTGTCGCGACTGCAAGCGCTCGAGACCTAAAGCCGGAAAGCGCGGTGCGCGGATTGATAGATAACACTATTACACACCTCAAAAAGCATCTGGAGAAGGCTGAGGTCGAGGCGTATGAGTCGCTTGGCAAGAGCGCTTGCAGTGACTTCAGAATCATCGTGGAAAAGACGGTGGAGTACATCTTACTGGCAGATGTCGTAGGACGTTTCAGGCGTGCGATCAACACCCAGGGCAAACTGCACAAGGTTGCCAAGGTGACAAATGAAGACTGCGTATTCATTGATGACCTGATGACACGCTACTCAGTGTTTGAACATGCCCAGTCGGACGAGTTGCCCAGCAGCGCGCTCGAGCTGGATGTCTTTGAGGCAGACGTAACAGCGTTGCAAAAATGGCTAGCCGAGTTCTCCTCGAGAGCCAGCTAG